The segment cagaccccctggcccctagaggagagagcctctcaaccctaattcattattcatcaagggagaagaagcctctgatcaagcctagagccaccacatcaattagacatctagattagcatagctacataggattagaactagaaggagtcaatcttcgattggttttcggatctgtcaggaggattcttggtaattctctattgttcttcaattgttcatctttgttcttcgatattatgaatatgactttgttctacttcaatatattgcttatgactttgctctacttgtttatattcgcaattatattgttcttgtttatcatagttatatacttggcttagttagattggaattatatacatgtttaggatcgtatagcgtttatccatcggatccatgggtaaatgatagatattgtgtaggcgtggtgcttataccgtatttatctacgattgtaccctatatgccagatcgcggggtagtttgtggtagtgacagctccattgattcttatatagtctccctctcgtgtattgggctggaagaccaacattattataggggagagattacgatgtttctcaaattccttgctaatatcactatgcatgagcgtagtcttgtctcacaatgattgctaagtataattgcactaactatgatatgctagactgtatagttaaaaataacttagagaatattcttgtagttcgttctaattctatgataatgacttgctagaacatctaattgaggtgcttatcatatttatatgtggctaagttatgctaatcagattaattatctttgtcactattcattactttatatatcctttatgtgacacttatccctgtatgaaagagttagataaatgttcttaattatacatgcaatgatagatactcaatcttatattccattctataatcaacattgatggttactaatcccttcccagtggtaaaaatataaataacgatacctggaatacttcccggttaaaatgctacatcgatattaatctgtgcgcttgcagatcccatttgttatttatctagatgagcaattgcatatttcaataccgcgtctctcatgtcatgctggggatgacaacttggcttaagtggtatgagggataggtttggcatttttggcgccgttattataattagaaaactaagtctacttttggtagtgatgttaaaaaTGCCCAACAGGGGCGTTTCTCGACCTCATGCCCGCTTGGTCCTTCCTTTGCCTTGTCGCGCTcacagccgccgccgcctgcttcCTCGCGTTGCTCAGCCTCCCGCTCCCCTACACCTGCGCGTGCCCGCACCTGCCTTGTATCCTCACCTTTCTAGCATGCTACCGATCCCACGTTGTCGGGTCCCTCCACGCCGACCTCCACACCCGCTTCCCCTTTGCCGGCCCCACCGACGACGAGGACTGCTATTAGGAGGGTTCAACGCACGGGAGGAAGAAGCGGATCTTCATCGCCGCAAGAAGGCGTGTGACGAGCTGCAAGAGTGCGAGGTCCGGGACATCGTGTCGTGTGGGAGCACCTCCTCGAAGACGGCCCAGGGTTCAGCGAGGACGGAGAGGATGAAGGCGGCGGGGAGGACAAAGTGAAACCGGGCCGTGACGAGAAGAGGGCATCGGAGCTGACTCTGGTCTAGCTCCAGAAGAAACACCAACTCCGTGTCTCTTTTTGTCCTGGCTCTAGGCGGCATACGGATGGCTAGTTAGAGCCTGACTCTAAGAGCTGGCCTAGAAACCAAACTGGCCTAACCAAGCCAAAAACTAGTTTAGAAGCCCAAACAAACACACCATAACATATCTTGCCACCCGTGTTTCCATAAGCGAAAAAGCATGAAGCATACGACAAACTTAGCTAAGCTTAGTTAGTTATGGTAGAGTCGTCCTAACAAATCTATTgatgataatttttttatttatttgaagtCTCAATAAGTCAAGGAACGTGGCTAAAGATGACAATGGGTAATTACTCGCTGGGTATATGCTACTTATACCCTTACCCATGAGAAAATATTTGACCCACTAATTTACTCATATCCGTGCACGGGTAAGAGTTTTTTTCCTGACCCTTACCTACGCGGGTAACGGGTAACCCATGAGTTATCCTTACTATAGTTTTCCAACTGGGCCGAGCACGTTGGGCCGGCCCAAGCACGACACTAGAAAGCACAGCCCAGGCATGGCCCAGGCACGCACAACCCGTGCCCGTGCCTGGCACGGCCCGTCCCCGTGCCCGTGCCTGGGCCTGTCATTTGGCCCATGGGCCAGCACGCGGCATGACACGATTTTGGGCTTGGCCCGCTAACGGCACGAGGATGAATAAGATTCGTTGGATCAGAGCCATGACTGCATCTCAGCCGTCCACCGATTAGGGTTGGGAATGGCTGCTATATAAGCCGCCCCAACCGGCCTCTCTCCTCAACTCAACCCTAATTTCATTTCATTCCCCACCCCATCCACCGGCCGCCGCTGGTCAGGAGTCGCCTCGCCCTCGCCGTCGTCTCTGTCGCGCGTCAGTCGTGGAGAAGACGAAGGGAGTCCAGCAGGGGCGAGGGGGAGGGCGACGTCTGATCGACACTGTCCCCACCCCTTCATCTCGCCCTCCGACAGCGACAGCGGCATCGACGGAGCCGGAGCTCCAAGGAAGCAGGTAAGCTCCGAGCCGTCCCTGTTCTtcacttcttcttcttctctgtctctgttcttcttcttcttcttcaggtCTGCTGATCCGCTGCTGCTCGGATCTACTCAAGCTCAAGCTTCTTCGTCGCCGTCGACTGCTAGGTAATCACTAGCTCAGATCTGCTACTCCTCCTTTGTTCTTCCATTTCTGATCTGATCTGAAGTATTCTTCCTCTAATCTGCTTCTTGTTTGCTCTGTTATGGCAGCCGATTGAGGCTAGGGCTAGGGCCCGTGAGGAGAAAGACGTCCGCTAGAACTTGCTAGAACTTGATGTAATATGAGAACTTGAACTGTGATGTAAAAACATTGAACTATATGGAGCTTGGCTTGCTGTACTCTTTTCTTACTTGATTATTTAAAGTTTGTATTTGCATTTTGAATCTGGTACTGTGATTCTGCCTTAGCGCCTGGGCTGGCACGGGCACTGTAGTGCCACCGGGCCAAACGACACGGCATGGCACGTTTCTGACCTACTAGGGCCGTGCCTGGGCTGCCAACTCGGCACGGTGGCACTATCAGCCACGACACGGTGGGCTGCTGTGCCGATCGTGTCCGTGCCTTGCCGTGTCGTGCCGAAGCGTGCCCGTGCTAGTGCCGTGCCGGGCCGCCCATCTGAAAAACTATACTCCTTACCCATGATTCCAAGAATACTTgcaaaaaataaatacatattTAAATATTTTAGGCTTCCAATTTCAGTCAAAGCATCACAAAGTCATTAATAAAATCATCAAATATACAAGCTTCATGAGCACCTGATTAAGTAATCTAATAGACAAAACCATCGTTACTAGATAACAAGTAGCAAAATTCATAAGTTTCCGTGCTGTGTGGCCGCCGTAAGGAGATAGGAGAAAGGGGAGGCAGCGGATGGGCGAGGTACTAAGGTGAGGGCctagagtttgacaacactatATATGATTTTTATTAGGCTTGGGTTGTATATGGTGATTTTGACTCATGATTCTAACATATTGAATCGGATTAAAATTATCAATGGTTTAACGGTATGGGCAATGCAGTCCCATATCCTTACCCGTTTTACCCGCTGGGTAAAACGTTTTTTCCATTATCTTACCATGGGTCATATACTCATATCCTTACAATTAGCCATCGGGTTTCGGTAATTACCATAAAATTTGTCATCTTTAAACGTGGCTCTCATCATGTTTCATGAATTACTCTTGTGTTCTCGTGTTCTCCAAATTATTATTGTGCCTTTCTTCCAAACCTTCTGTCCCTGACCACCACTGGGGGCAAACCTGTCATTTCGCATCCTCCTGTTTCTGGGAATCATTCCCGGATTCGACATTCGATACTGGCCGCGGTTCCGCAAAGCGAAGCCAAAAAGGCGACGCGACAAGCGCGAGGAGAGAGAGGAACCTGAGCGAGGCGCACCAGTTTCAATTCAAGCAATCCCTAGCCCGTGGCGACGTGGTGGGAAGCAATTCGAATCTGCGGTGAAGCCTAGGTGACGGCGCTGTTACTCGCCTCTCGGGGCGGGCCGGCTTGTCCGATCGGTTTGGCTCGGCCATGGCGACTAAAAAGTAATTTTTCTCTCTTCGGTTTGAATTCGATCCTCTTCTTAGTTGCGTGCGATTTGGAGGCCGGACTGGATCGATGTTGGCGTGCGGTTAAGCCACGTTGGGGTCTTGGATGGATGAATGTAGTGGTTAGCGGTTGTATTGAGGCTAGATTGAGCTTCGTCTAGGCCTTAGGGTTAGGGTTGGTGGTGTTCGCAGCTGATAAAATTCGTATCTAGTTCGGAGTTTCAATTTGGGATTGAGTTGGAAGGTAGCTCATAGCTCAAACTGACTCGCTCCTTAATTACCTTTGCGGAAGTACCTGGTGATGTAAGCTTGATGCAAtgctagattttttttttctcgaatacgcaaaAGCTTTGCGTATCATTGTATTTAAGAAGAAAATGTCGAACATACAACGCGCTTGGTTAGAGCGCCGGAGGTCAACAAGCCGTAGCTGGACCAACCCACCACAAAGACGCAATGCTAGATTTTAGGTCTTGGGACTGTTCTGAGCGTTATGAATGAAGCATGGGCCACTTGGTTTTGTGCCTTGCTGATGCTTGTTAGTTGGGAAGATTGCATTTGTTTTAGCATTTGATCTGATCATATTTTGTTTGTGGATCAAGCAGTGGTGTTGATTTAGGGTAGAACACCTATTACCATATATTATTGTATTGCATTAAATTAAATCCAATAGATCATTTTTGTTTAATTATGTTGCATATGTTGTTTATTTGATTCTGTAATTGCCTGGTCTCACTGCGGGTGACGAATGTGGTTTCCCAGCGGTAACGGAAAAATTAGTTAATATTTATTCTAAACAAAACGACAAAGGAAAATAATGATGTTTATTTATCTGTGAAAAGGTGGAAGCACTCATTTTCCTATATGCGCTGAGAGTGGTTAGCAAGAAACAGCAGCCAAGAACAAAATATATTGGAACCAGTATTAATGTTTTATGCTTGTATAAGTAGGATATCTTTTACTGCGATGATAATTCAACCTTGTATCATGTGTTCATACTCCGTATATAGCTTGTAAGAGTATTTGCCTAAAACCACTTCTATTGCTCTGTCATAGCAAACATTTTCTTTGCTGCTAGAAAATAATAAGAAATATACGAATAGCTAGAAAATGTAAAGTGTTTGGTTGGTACCATATTTAGCCTTGTCAAAATTCGGTCATTGATCATAATCAGGGAAAGTGAAGGTGTTGGGTTTGTGATCATGATATAGTACAATGTTTGGTAAAGTTGGTTCGATAGTACTTAGGGGAGGTCATATGGTACTTTCATTAATCCTTTCATCAATTGTATGTGTGTATAATTATGTTTCGACTCACTAGCAACAACAACATATTTTTTTACCAAGGACTTCCAGGTGAACATTTTGACACTTGAAACTGCCAATGTTTTGGCAAAGAAACGAATGAATTTGTATAAACACATTCATTCCTTTCTTTGCCAAAACATTGTAATTCTTCTCTCAAATTGTTTTAAGTATGAAGCCTTGATTCAGAATTACAGACTTACATATTTCACCATGTTTACTTGATAAAGTATTTTTAAAACTAGTCTGGAATTATTCCCTCTGTGATGAAATCAACAGTTTTTGTTGTTTGCTCACTGCTCCTTTTGTTATCAGGGTTCTTTGCAAGTTCTTCATGCATGGAGCTTGCTTGAAAGGAGAATACTGTGAATTCTCCCACGACTGGAGTGATCAAGCAAATAATGTATTGTATTAGTAACATTCCATGCAGTTTAGTCTTATGTCTGGAGCTACAGTTGTAAGTGCATATCCTCTGGTGTATCTTACTGTTACAGTTTTCACCTCAGGTTTGCACATTCTACCAGAAAGGTGCATGCTCGTATGGTAGCCGTTGCAGATATGACCATGTCAAAGTTTCTCGTAACCCCACAGTGCCACCACCACCCTCAACGTCAAGTGCTGCAAGACGTGTCACATCTAATTCTCTTCAACTTTTAAGTTACAGTCATGCACCTCACACGGGACACCAAACTGATTCAAGCAACCAAAGACATCAGATATCTGTGGATGTGCTGGCACATTCTGCCAGTAAGCCTGCATGGAGAAATGATTTTCAACATGACATTGTTTCTGATGATGGAATTGACTGGTCCTCTAATCGAAATTTGCTAAACGAAACATCATTGAAACCTGCGGATCTGCCTATTTGTTCTTTTGCTGCTGCTGGTAATTGTCCTTATGGGGAAGGGTGCCCTCAAATGCATGGAGATCTGTGTGCAACCTGTGGAAAAATGTGCTTGCATCCTCATCGTCCTGATGAGAGGGAGGAGCATATCAAGGTATgtgagaaaaatcacaaacgcCTTGAAGCTCTGAAACGCAGCCAAGAAATAGAATGCAGTGTATGTTTGGATCGTGTGCTTTCAAAGCCTACTGCTGCTGAAAGGAAGTTCGGACTGTTATCCGAATGTGATCATCCTTTCTGTATTGCATGCATTAGAAATTGGCGTAGCAATTCTCCTGCATCTGGTATGGATGTGAACTCAGCACTGAGGGCTTGTCCAATATGTCGGAAACTTTCATACTATGTCATTCCAAGTGTTCTTTGGTACTTCTCGAAGGAAGAGAAAGAGGAGATCACTGAAAGCTACAAATCCAAGCTCAAGTAAGATTTATATTCCCATCTGTATTTGCTTTTTTAGCATGCTGCATTCCTCTTATTCGTTTAATATTGTATTTTAGAACTGAAATTATAATATCACAAATATTTTGTGTATTTGTACCTATGCTTATACCTTGTTATTACTCATTTTGTGAACCATGGTAGTAATATACTAGAAGATAACAT is part of the Sorghum bicolor cultivar BTx623 chromosome 10, Sorghum_bicolor_NCBIv3, whole genome shotgun sequence genome and harbors:
- the LOC110431059 gene encoding E3 ubiquitin-protein ligase makorin isoform X1: MATKKVLCKFFMHGACLKGEYCEFSHDWSDQANNVCTFYQKGACSYGSRCRYDHVKVSRNPTVPPPPSTSSAARRVTSNSLQLLSYSHAPHTGHQTDSSNQRHQISVDVLAHSASKPAWRNDFQHDIVSDDGIDWSSNRNLLNETSLKPADLPICSFAAAGNCPYGEGCPQMHGDLCATCGKMCLHPHRPDEREEHIKVCEKNHKRLEALKRSQEIECSVCLDRVLSKPTAAERKFGLLSECDHPFCIACIRNWRSNSPASGMDVNSALRACPICRKLSYYVIPSVLWYFSKEEKEEITESYKSKLKSIDCKYFDFGTGSCPFGTSCFYRHAYRDGRLEEVVLRHLDADDGSTVIAKDIRLSDFLGRMHL
- the LOC110431059 gene encoding E3 ubiquitin-protein ligase makorin isoform X2, whose translation is MATKKVLCKFFMHGACLKGEYCEFSHDWSDQANNVCTFYQKGACSYGSRCRYDHVKVSRNPTVPPPPSTSSAARRVTSNSLQLLSYSHAPHTGHQTDSSNQRHQISVDVLAHSASKPAWRNDFQHDIVSDDGIDWSSNRNLLNETSLKPADLPICSFAAAGNCPYGEGCPQMHGDLCATCGKMCLHPHRPDEREEHIKVCEKNHKRLEALKRSQEIECSVCLDRVLSKPTAAERKFGLLSECDHPFCIACIRNWRSNSPASGMDVNSALRACPICRKLSYYVIPSVLWYFSKEEKEEITESYKSKLKSIDCKYFDFGTGSCPFGTSCFYRHVCFAACLQRWPLGRGCTTAS